From a single Maylandia zebra isolate NMK-2024a linkage group LG3, Mzebra_GT3a, whole genome shotgun sequence genomic region:
- the LOC112431221 gene encoding G2/M phase-specific E3 ubiquitin-protein ligase-like: MNFHSSSFLYFQVIDLEEENDTGTTECLTVESSCYRNYTQLFEPIVIDDEDPTPNEAKAEPPEEPVDTNLQAHEIIANLALELDHKKVSRFNISKSAVWDGAVRGFGRSTYSDNYDMFIKFNDDAGSFEDGLDTGGPRREFLTLLMGSLRNRPIFDGPPESRYLVYNSRAARQDEYFLAGKMIAVSIVHGGPAPHFLSKNLVNHITGNQSFSATVEDVQDEEITKVLHQVLKAESEESLHNLILQNSTIFQTAGCLRNVKPCEKQAFVEE; the protein is encoded by the exons ATGAATTTTCATTCATCCTCATTTCTGTATTTCCAGGTCATAGATTTGGAAGAAGAAAACGATACAGGCACTACTGAATGCCTCACTGTCGAGAGCTCCTGTTACAG AAACTACACACAGCTGTTTGAACCGATTGTGATTGATGATGAAGATCCTACTCCTAACGAAGCCAAAGCTGAGCCCCCAGAAGAACCTGT aGACACCAATTTGCAGGCACATGAAATTATTGCAAATTTGGCACTGGAACTTGACCACAAGAAGGTCAGCAGGTTCAATATATCAAAGTCAGCTGTATGGGATGGAGCTGTTAGAGGATTTGGACGCAGCACATACTCTGACAACTACGACATGTTCATCAAGTTCAATGATGATGCTGGCAGCTTTGAAGACGGTTTGGATACAGGTGGCCCGAGGCGTGAATTCCTCACACTTCTTATGGGCAGTCTGAGAAATCGCCCCATCTTTGATGGACCTCCAGAGAGCCGTTATCTTGTATATAATTCAAGAG CTGCCAGGCAAGATGAGTACTTTTTAGCAGGAAAGATGATCGCTGTATCCATTGTGCATGGGGGACCAGCACCACATTTCCTCTCCAAGAACCTGGTCAACCACATCACAGGGAATCAGAGTTTCAGCGCCACTGTAGAAGATGTGCAAGATGAGGAGATCACAAAAGTTCTACATCAG gtcCTGAAAGCTGAATCAGAGGAGTCTTTGCATAATCTTATTTTGCAAAACAGCACAATCTTCCAAACTGCTGGATGCCTCAGAAACGTCAAGCCTTGTGAGAAACAAGCATTTGTGGAGGAGTGA